The DNA region AAGAAGGCCGAAGAACTGGTCCCTGAAATTGCTCCAGGTCTTGCCAGAATAGAAGCCGTGCATGGCAGGCTCCATAATTCGGCCAAAGAAATTCTCGGAAAATATAAAGCTGTTGACCCTGATCTTGGCAGTTTTCTTCGGGAGAAAGAGCTTGATCACCTAAAATGGATGGAGACTATCATGTCTTCGCTGTTAAGCGGTGATGAGTCAGTCAGAGTGCAGGATAATCCCAAGCTCTGTAGTTTCGGAAAATGGCTTTACTCTGCGGAAACCAGAAAAACCATGGAGAAGGACACTGAATTTGCAGAGCATGTCCGAGGGATTCTGCAACCGCATAGCCGTCTGCATGAGTCCGTAAAAACCATCAACGCAATGCTTGCTGCCGGCAATAAAGATCTGGCCGAAAAATATTTCAGCAATGAAACACAGAAGTATGCTGCTGAGGTACTGGAAGAGATTGATCAGCTTATAGCCTGGCATGATCTGAAAATGAAATCATTGCGCAGTGCCATTAAAATTTATTCCACCGTTACTGTACCGGCGTTGAATCAGGTTAAGTCAGCCCTTGCTGATATCAGGCGCTCTGTTTCAGAAAATATAATGACAGACGAAGCAATGCTTGAGCAGGCCAGAAAAACACGGGAGGTTATTCTGTATGTCAGCATCGCCGCCGTTGTCATAGGTATTTTGATGGCTTTTATTATTGCGCGGGGAATTCTTGTTCCCTTGAGGATTGGTCTCGATTTTGTCCATAAGGTGAGTGGAGGAGACCTCACGAGCACAGTAAATCTTGACCGTAAAGATGAGCTTGGCCGCCTTGCCGGGGGAATGCAGGATATGGTTGAGCGCCTCCGTGGAGTTGTGGGTGACGTAAATTCTGCGGGCGAGAATGTCGCCTCAGGCAGTCAGGAGCTCTCAGCTTCCTCTGAGACGCTTTCACAGGGTGCAACTGAACAGGCGGCTTCAATTGAAGAGATTTCATCGTCTATGGAGCAAATGGTCGCCAATGTCAGTCAGAGTGCTGAAAATGCGATGGAGACGGAAAAAATTGCTGAGGTCTGTCGCAATTCCGCTCAGAAAAGTGGAACTGCGGTTGCGGAAACCGTCGTGGCGATGAAAAGTATTGCTGAGAAAATATCTATTATCGAAGAGATTGCCCGGCAGACAAATCTTCTTGCCCTTAATGCGGCTATTGAAGCGGCACGGGCCGGGGAGCACGGTAAAGGGTTCGCAGTTGTAGCGGCAGAAGTACGCAAGCTGGCTGAACGCAGCGGCATCGCAGCAGGGGAGATAAGTGAGCTTTCATCTTCATCTGTTAAAGTGGCGGAGCAGGCCGGAACAATGATAAATGAATTGCTGCCTGAAATAATCAGAACATCTGAGCTGGTTCAGGAGATATCCGCAGCAGGTCAGGAGCAGAACTCAGGGCTTGGTCAGATAAACCGTGCTATTCAGGATCTGGATAAAACTATTCAGCATAACGCTTCAGCGGCTGAAGAAATGGCCTCAACCTCCGAGGAGCTTTCCGGGCAGGCAATGCAGCTTCAACAGGTCATGTCGTTTTTTACTCTTGATGAGACCGGGGGGAGCTACATGCTTCCAGCAGGAGATTCCTATGAGAAGGGCTGCGAGTTCGAACGATACTGAGTCTTGTATTTTGTGAAGTCTTTAGAGCCTGCACTGAATATTTTAAATTCAGCGCAGGCTTTTTTAGTCACTGGAAATGAAAAAGCCTCGATATCTTTCGATATCGAGGCTGTGCTTTTCGGTTGCTTGATGGTGGGCCGTGTTGGGTTCGAACCAGCGACTCTCTGCTTAAAAGGCAGATACTCTACCGACTGAGTTAACGGCCCTCCCGCGCTCAAGTGGAGAACTGTTTATCGAGCACAGCCGATACTGTCAAGCGAAAAAATAAAAAAAGTTACTTTTTTTTAAAAAAACGGGAAAAAAGTGATTTTAATTATTCAATACATAATTCCAGCCTGTTTGGGCCAAAGAGTGCTTTATGTATTTAATATATTGATTTAATTGTATTTTTGTTATTGTATGTTGACAAATTCAATTTGCTTAATTATAAATGCAAGAATGTGTGAATAGCGTTTTAATTTCACGCAGTAAATTTTTCTGGAGGAACCTTATAAATGACCCGTAAAGACCGCACAGAAGGCATATATAGCCGGCGCGAGGTTTTGGATGAAGGTGAAAGGCGTCAATACTGCACTTTGCAGCTGAAAGAACTTCTTTCCTATGCCTACCGCTACTCCGAAGATGTGAAAAAGCGTTTTGACCGGGCGCAATTTCAGGTCGACAAATTTAAAGATCTTTCCGATCTGAAACATATACCCATTCTTAAGAAGAAAGAGCTTATCTTTTTGCAGTCCATGGGACCGAGACTTGGTGGTCTCCTTACCAAAGACCTTGGCGAGCTTCGTCGTATTTTTCTCTCTCCCGGACCTATTTTTGATCCTGAAGACCGCAGTGAAGATTACTGGGGATGGACTGAAGGCTTTTATGCTGCCGGTTTCCGCTCCGGTGATGTTTCACAGATCACTTTTAACTACCATCTTGCACCTGCCGGCCTTATGTTTGAAGAGCCGCTGAGAAATCTGAACTGTGCTGTTATTCCTGCCGGACCCGGAAGCACCAACAGCCAGATTGAGATCATGCAGAAACTCAGGGTTACAGGATATGTTGGAACTCCAAGCTATCTCAGCCATCTGGCTCAGAAAGCTGAAGAGAGCGGCCTTAACCTGCGTAAAGATCTTTTCCTTGAAGTAGCTTTTGTTACCGGGGAAAAATTTTCTGAAAAGCTGCGTTCCAGCCTTGAAAAGAAATTTGATCTTATTATGCGTCAGGGCTACGGCACTGCTGATGTAGGCTGCATCGGTTACGAATGTTTCCATAAAACAGGCCTGCACATCACCAACCGCGCATATGTTGAGATCTGCCATCCCGATACCGGAATTCCGTTGAAAGACGGTGAAGTCGGTGAAATTGTAATCACCGCCTTCAATAAAACATATCCGCTTATCAGGCTTGCTACAGGCGATCTCGGATATATAGACCGCACTCCGTGTGCCTGCGGACGTACAACCCCAAGACTTGGAAATATTGTCGGCCGTGTTGATACAACTGCACGCATCAAGGGAATGTTCGTTTACCCCCATCAGGTTGAGCAGGTTATGGCTCACTTTGAAGAAGTCAAACGCTGGCAGATTGAAGTTACCAACCCCGGCGGAATTGATGAAATGACCCTCAATATTGAGGTTTCAGATTTCTCCAGAGAAGAAGAGCTGCTGCATACATTCCGTGAAAAAATCAAACTTCGTCCCATGCTCAAGGTTCTGACTCCAGGATCACTTCCCCCGCAGATCAGACCTATTGAGGACAAGAGAACCTGGGATTAATCCGGGATCACTGATGCATCATAAAAAAAATCTAAATCGTGCGGGGAGCTTTGCAGCTCTCTGCGCGATTTTTTTTCTGGTTCTGGCCGCCGGATGTGCAAAAAAGCCTGTACCGGCAATGGATGTTTCATTTTTGCCGTGTTCAGGGGATTTTGTAAGCTCTTCGGGCGACAGATTAAGTCCGGATCAGGTTGTAGCTCTGGCTGAAAAGGCAGATTATCTGCTGATCGGCGAAGGGCATAAAATGTCCTGTGATCATAAAATTCAAGCAGAGATGGTAGACCGTCTTTCACGAAACGGGCGCCGGGTTTCAATAGGACTTGAAATGGTGGATACAACCTTTCAGGATACTTTGAACCGCTATAATCTGGGCCAGATTCCGCTTGATAAAATAGCCGCTGCATTGAAGTGGGATAAAAACTGGGGATATGATTTTTCCCTGTTTGAACCTGTTTTCAGACTGGCTGAAGAAAGGCACCTGACACTTGGAGCATTGAATTTTCCCTTTTCCTTTGTTCGTAAAATTCGCGAGAAAGGGCTGGATGGTCTGAGTCCTGAAGAAAGGGCCATGCTGCCGGAAAAAGTTCAAATGTCCTCCAAAGAACAGCAGCAGGCTTTGCTTGGTATTATCGCCATGCACGAAAATCGTGATGCGGATAACCTTGAGCAGGTTCACCAGTTTATTCTGATTCAGTCATTATGGGATACTGCCATGGCTGAGAAGGCGGTTGAGCTTCGCCGTCAGGCCGGAACCCCGGTAATTATTCTTGCCGGTGACGGGCATGTTGAAAACGGCTGGGGAATCTCAAAACGGATCAAAACATTTGATCCGCAAGCCAGAATTATGCTTCTGGTGCCGTGGCGCGGTGACAAATTTTATTCTAAAGCCGGTGACGCTTTCTTTTATTGTCCTCCTGCCTACAAAAGCCGACTCGGTATGAAGGTTGAGATGCGTTTCGGCAAAGCCGTTGTCACCAAAGTAGATAGAGGTTCCAGAGCTGATCTTGCCGGGATGAGACCGGGAGATGTTATTTGTGAAGTTCAGTCTGTACCCATGGTTTCCATGCGTTCCATGCACCTTGGAGGCATGAAGGCCCATAAGGAAAACAAGCCGCTTGTTTTTAAAGTTGAACGCGGTGATGATACATTTGATATTAATGTCGGAAAATTAGGTCATCCGGGTTCATCCGCTGACAAATAGAGATTTATAAAATGCCAGAATTACCTGAAGTTGAAGTTATTTCCAGAGGTCTTGCAAAATTTCTGGAAAATAAAACCATTGAATCT from Maridesulfovibrio bastinii DSM 16055 includes:
- a CDS encoding methyl-accepting chemotaxis protein, giving the protein MGWKDLNLGCKFSVGFGSVVLLLVLLSVWAVYGISRIVQDAGEVIDGNKLKAEFTQKIVDHMNWSEKLNTLLTDSNINSIDLQTDPHKCAFGKWLYSEDRKKAEELVPEIAPGLARIEAVHGRLHNSAKEILGKYKAVDPDLGSFLREKELDHLKWMETIMSSLLSGDESVRVQDNPKLCSFGKWLYSAETRKTMEKDTEFAEHVRGILQPHSRLHESVKTINAMLAAGNKDLAEKYFSNETQKYAAEVLEEIDQLIAWHDLKMKSLRSAIKIYSTVTVPALNQVKSALADIRRSVSENIMTDEAMLEQARKTREVILYVSIAAVVIGILMAFIIARGILVPLRIGLDFVHKVSGGDLTSTVNLDRKDELGRLAGGMQDMVERLRGVVGDVNSAGENVASGSQELSASSETLSQGATEQAASIEEISSSMEQMVANVSQSAENAMETEKIAEVCRNSAQKSGTAVAETVVAMKSIAEKISIIEEIARQTNLLALNAAIEAARAGEHGKGFAVVAAEVRKLAERSGIAAGEISELSSSSVKVAEQAGTMINELLPEIIRTSELVQEISAAGQEQNSGLGQINRAIQDLDKTIQHNASAAEEMASTSEELSGQAMQLQQVMSFFTLDETGGSYMLPAGDSYEKGCEFERY
- a CDS encoding phenylacetate--CoA ligase family protein, with amino-acid sequence MTRKDRTEGIYSRREVLDEGERRQYCTLQLKELLSYAYRYSEDVKKRFDRAQFQVDKFKDLSDLKHIPILKKKELIFLQSMGPRLGGLLTKDLGELRRIFLSPGPIFDPEDRSEDYWGWTEGFYAAGFRSGDVSQITFNYHLAPAGLMFEEPLRNLNCAVIPAGPGSTNSQIEIMQKLRVTGYVGTPSYLSHLAQKAEESGLNLRKDLFLEVAFVTGEKFSEKLRSSLEKKFDLIMRQGYGTADVGCIGYECFHKTGLHITNRAYVEICHPDTGIPLKDGEVGEIVITAFNKTYPLIRLATGDLGYIDRTPCACGRTTPRLGNIVGRVDTTARIKGMFVYPHQVEQVMAHFEEVKRWQIEVTNPGGIDEMTLNIEVSDFSREEELLHTFREKIKLRPMLKVLTPGSLPPQIRPIEDKRTWD
- a CDS encoding ChaN family lipoprotein; its protein translation is MHHKKNLNRAGSFAALCAIFFLVLAAGCAKKPVPAMDVSFLPCSGDFVSSSGDRLSPDQVVALAEKADYLLIGEGHKMSCDHKIQAEMVDRLSRNGRRVSIGLEMVDTTFQDTLNRYNLGQIPLDKIAAALKWDKNWGYDFSLFEPVFRLAEERHLTLGALNFPFSFVRKIREKGLDGLSPEERAMLPEKVQMSSKEQQQALLGIIAMHENRDADNLEQVHQFILIQSLWDTAMAEKAVELRRQAGTPVIILAGDGHVENGWGISKRIKTFDPQARIMLLVPWRGDKFYSKAGDAFFYCPPAYKSRLGMKVEMRFGKAVVTKVDRGSRADLAGMRPGDVICEVQSVPMVSMRSMHLGGMKAHKENKPLVFKVERGDDTFDINVGKLGHPGSSADK